gactaataaacgcCATAATatacagtgggggaaaaaagtatttagtcagccaccaattgtgcaagttctcccacttaaaaagatgagaggcctgtaattttcatcataggtacacttcaactatgacagacaaaatgagaaaaaaaatccagaaaatcacattgtaggatttttaattaatttatttgcaaattatggtggaaaataagtatttggtcaataacaaaagtttatctcaatactttgttatataccctttgttggcaataacagaggtcaaacgttttctgtaagtcttcacaaggttttcacacactgttgctggtattttggcccattcctccatgcagatctcctctagagcagtgatgttttggggctgttgctgggcaacacggactttcaactccctccaaagattttctatggggttgagatctggagactggctaggccactccagaaccttgaaatgcttcttacaaagccactccttcgttgcccgggcggtgtgtttgggatcattgtcatgctgaatgacccagccacgtttcatcttcaatgcccttgctgatggaagtaggttttcactcaaaatctcatgatacatggccccattcattctgtcctttacacggatcagtcgtcctggtccctttgcagaaaaacccCCCAAAGCATGCTtgtgcttcacagtaggtatggtgttctttggatgcaactcagcattctttgtcctccaaacacgacgagttgagtttttaccaaaaagtaatattttggtttcatctgaccatatgacattctcccaatcttcttctggatcatccaaatgctctctagcaaacttcagacgggcctggacatgtactggcttaagcagggggacacatctagcactgcaggatttgagtccctggcggtgtagtgtgttactgatggtaggctttgttactttggtcccagctctctgcaggtcattcactaggtccccccgtgtggttctgggtgagatcttgcgtggagccccagatcgagggagattatcagtggtcttgtatgtcttccatttcctaataattgctcccacagttgatttcttcaaaccaagctgcttacctattgcagattcagtcttcccagcctggtgcaggtctacaattttgtttctggtgtcctttgacagctctttggtcttggccatagtggagtttggagtgtgactgtttgaggttgtggacaggtgtcttttatactgataacaagttcaaacaggtgccattaatacaggtaacgagtggaggacagaggagcctcttaaagaagaagttacaggtctgtgagagccagaaatcttgcttgtttgtaggtgaccaaatacttattttccaccataatttgcaaataaattcattaaaaatcctacaatgtgattttctggaaaaaaaaagtatatttttgtctgtcatagttgaagtgtacctatgatgaaaattacaggcctctcatctttttaagtgggagaacttgcacaattggtggttgactaaatatttttttgccccactgtaacaaGGACAATGTTGAGGAAGTTTAAACAGGATACTGTAAATGATTCTAGTAAATTATTAACTTTTTAGATAAATGAGTCATTTTAGCTGAAGGATCTATAAATATGCCTGTTATCCTATCCGCCAACCATTTATCTTCTCTGGACAAGAAACTGAAAGGAAACTGCATTCCCCACATTGTTCAAATGTTCGCTAAACCATGGGGAAGGAGCATGATCTTTctaatttccctctctctcacgcatgcacgcacgcacacacacacacacacacacacacacacacacctgactcaccTCACCTGGTATGCTTTACTCATTAACTCACTGGGAAGTCCGGAGGAATCCAAAGAAAGAAGTCATGATTCATACAGTCACCTTGCCTGGATAAGATGTCACAACaaaatgccaactgtaaagaCAAAGTTGCACACAAAATACACAATGTCATCAATTCGATTAACACACACTACTGTTTTCCATTGGGTTGGACTGGTTGTTTGACAAGGCAGAATACTCATCACTTACAtttacttacatttacattttgattCAGTGATTCACTAGTATTAATTATGAtgtcagaataaggctgtaacgtagacATGTCCATTCTTGTCTGCTCATGCCCATTGCTCCGTGTTTGTGTTTCCAAAACTCCTGCCCTGTGGAGTTTTAGGGATTCCCATACAtgccctccctccaccctgtcctcctcccttccccaagTAAGATGCAGATTATGGGCTTTAAAGTTGAGTTTTCCCTGAAACTCCCATTCATCCAACAGGCATAATCTAACTGCAGCACTAGTGTTGTGAAAAAGTTTATATTCCAATGTTATGAGACATTTTTTGCAGAAGATAGTTAATGGAGATTTGCTGTTCTCTTTGTTGTGAAATGAAAATATTCTCAGGCTGaaacctgtatgtgtgtgtcttttcTGCACGCACACTCAATATTACTATTTAAGTGCAGATAACCCAGGGTTGTGTAATAACACGGTCTCCCATCTTTCCATGCACAGACGTTGTTGTTCCTCAAAATGTACTTCATGTGCCAGGAGTTTCCTACCACGTCCGGTCCACTCAGTCATGTGACTCCATAGAACATCTAAAGAGGACATGTCAAAAAAGGACTATCATAACATAAGATACAAGAAAGTAATGACCTTACATACCTAGACTTGAATTAAAGTCAGATTAATCATACTGTCTTGTGCCACAGTggaataaacatttattttattgcaCTTCAGGTAATACTTGCCACTGGCCTCGTCAAAGGATTAATTGTCTTGCTATACAGGTTATTGATCGGATCATGGTTCACCCATACAGACAGACTCAAAATGGCAACAAACTGGTCTTCTTTTCAAGTTCAGCTGGGTAATTTCAGACGTGTCAGTCATTAGTCATGTTCTGTCAGTAAGGTCAGATAAACGGTGGTTACCACCACTAGTGTGTATGTTCCTGTCCGTGTGGTCTGGTAACACATGGAGATAGTTGCTATGTTTCTTTTGCTTTCATTTGAGGAGAAATGTACCTTGATGTGTATGATTGTGTTTCTTCCCGTGTTGTGCAAATAGAAAGACCGCTGGATTTCACTGTGTTGTTCACACCACACACATTAAACAATAGTCGATTGGCATCAAGGAaaaatacagtgtattcggaaactattcagaccccttcccttcttccacattttgttacgttacaactttattctgaaatggaagaaaatatattttttccctcatcaatcttcacacaataccccataatgacaaagcgaaaacaggtttttatttgcaaatgtattaaaaataaaatatttatttacataagtattcagaccctttgctatgagactgaaaattgaactcaggtacatcctgtttccattgatcacccttgatgtttctacaacttgattggagtccacatctgtggtaaattcaattgattggacatgatttggaaaggcacacacctgtctatttaaggtcccatagttgacagtgcatgtcagagtaaagacgaagccatgaggtcgaaggaattgtccgtagagcgccgagacaggattgtgtcgagggacagatctgggaagggtaccaaaaaatgtctgtagcagtgaaggtccccaagagcacagtggcctccatcattcttaaatggaagcattttGGACTcaccaagtgtcatgtctgggggaaacctggcaccatccctacggtgaagcatggtggtggcagcatcatgctgtggggatgtttttcagcctcagggactgggagactagtcaggatcgaggtaaagatgaacagagcaaagtacagagagatccttagaGAGAACCTGCACCAGATcactcagtacctcagactgggggtgaaggttcaccttccaacaggacaacgaccctaagcacacagccaagacaaagcaggagtggcttcgggacaagtctctggatgtccttgagtggcccagccagtgccTGTACtggaacccaatcgaacatctctggggagacctgaaaatagctgtgcagcgacgctacccatccaacctgacagagcttgagaagaggtgcttcaacaaagtactgagtaaagggtctgaatacttatgtgaatggtatttcagttttgtttttaatacatgcaaacatttctaaaaacctgtttttgctttgtcataatggggtattgtgtagattgatgaggagacaaaaaaacaacaatcaattttagaataaggctgtaacgtaataaaatgtggaaaaagtaaagtggtctgaatactttctggatGCACTGTAAGCAGACAGGAGTTTCCTAATTGTAATGCAGTTCTGTCTCATTAGGCCTATCATTGTACAGAGGGATGAAATATttgacaaaataaaatgtattgacAGGCCTACTCAGCCAATATaatatattgtcacgccctgaccatagagagacattgtttctctatggtgaagtgggtcagggcgtgactgggggtgatctagtttatttatttctttgtggtgttctagtttattttctatgttttttttttgtatgattcccaattagaggcagctggtaatcgttgtctctaattggggatcatatttaagtagctgttttccccacctgtgtttatgggatattgttttgagttagtgcacgtagcaactctgtagtcacggttcgttgttagtttattttttatttgtttttgtctttgcttAGTTTCACTttctaataaataatgtggaactcaacatccgctgcgccttggtccgacatTTATTTCAGCGAACGTGACATCTATTCTGCAAGTAGCCAACTATATGCACTATAATCAGGCAGAATTATATTTTGCTTACTTTTAATCAACTGAGTGAATTGTCTTGATTTTATTTCGGCTATTATTTGCATTTATGTAGGATTATGCACATTTCTCAAAACTTCAAATGCCATCTGCAATGTTCTAACATAAACCTAATCTGTTTTTTTTAAGGGGGTTCGTTTCATGTTGGATAAACGGCCACAATAATGAAAATGCAGAATTTAAATATGTGACAGTGCAATCCGCCTGGAAATCCCCCACCCTGTATTGACTCCTCCCCCTCGGGCACTACTAGAATTGAATGCTGGTGTATGTAAAGGTCTGAATTACAACCAACACAGAAGCCAGTGTCAATGGACCTTCATCGAGCGAGAATCCTCAACCACATGGATTGTAACACTGATGGTCGACATTCTAAGGATGGGAAAGTTAAATCTTTCAATGAAGAGCGGCTGGACAGTGGCCTCGACTCTCTCAAAGATGAGGAATATAAAGTTGTCGCCTGTGAGCTCGAGCGTCTTCGTGTGGATTGTCACACACCGCAGAGAGACGAATGCGGCAATGAACTGTGGAAGGAACAAGTTTCAGATGATGGAGACACGTACGTTGAGAAACTATAATACCATCTGTGGACATTCAAGTTTTTTTCCATGTCAGAAGATAGTTACACCAAGTCTACTATAAATAAtgcattattattgttatttttagGCTATATAGGTAACCTAACGGATAGCGCGTTGGGCAATTCACCTAAGGGTCctggttcgaatacccgagccgacaaggtgtaAATcaatcgatgtgcccttgagcaaggcacttaactctaattTCCTTCAGGGGCTCCTTACTACTCTGGCATACCCTGTAAAACaatacatttcactgcacctatccagtgAATGTGACAATATAAAAACAAATGTAAGCTTATTTTTGTAGTTGAGTAATTTTTCGCAATTGTGGGTGTCTTCCAGTGTGCAACAGTTATTGTTAGCATTTGCATGCAAAGCAGCCTCTAAACAATGCACAAGGAAGGTATTGGGGGGAGTTAGTCAGAGTGATTATTATGGTCATTGTGGACTGTACGTAAACAAAAGGCTATCAGAACGGAATGTACTATGGCCGGGGGTCAAATGGGCGGCGCTCACACTCTGCCCCAGCCGGGAAAGTCCCAGGCCTCGTGCCAGAAACCACGCGCTGCAACGTACGCCAGTGCGTCAAGCCACCACTAGTAGAAATAGCTTGAGGGGGAAAAAGTGTGAAGTCTATGAAGTGCTGCCGTTTTCTCATTCTACATTTTAAACCCCTACATGTCATATTCGTGTTCTTTTCTTTTGTTGAGTAATCTGAGCAGTTAAATAATACATTCTTATTTCTTTTTAAATCTATGCAGGCTTCTCCACCTTGCCATTATCCATGAAGCCAAGGACTGTGCAAGGAAGATGATAGCGCTGTCATGCAATGAGCCTTTCCTCAATCAACATAACTACCAGAGACAGGTAAATACAGCTAAAACCTGCACAAATAGATGCATAGGTAGAATACaaggtgtatgtgtatgtatgagaGAGAAGTATATGCACACTTACAATAAAGTTTTTTGTGTGAGACCCATACTTCCAGTTCCTAACCAAATCCCTCCTCCCCTATAGACTCCTCTCCACCTGGCTGTGATCACAGAGCAGGCTGAGATAGTGGAGTGTCTCCTGAAGGCTGGCTGTGACCCCACGCTAGTGGACGAGAGTGGCAACACAGCCCTTCACATCGCCTGCAGGAAGGGCTCTCTCACCTGCTTCAGTGTCCTCACCCAGACCCAGGGCTGCTCTACCCAGCTCCCAGCCATCATGGCCACGCCAAACTACAGTGGTAAGAAGGGTCTAGTCTATTTTCTGTTACTTGTTTCAGCTGGTAGGGAACCTGTGGCCATACTGAAACTAAGCAACTACTAAATAATGTTTAACAACTGCAGTAATTACGGTTACTACACAGTTATAAGGGCagcttaatgtaaagtgttatcCTTTTCTCTGACCATTGGTCTTCCTCTGCTCTCTGTTTCAGGTCAGAACTGTTTGCATCTGGTCTCTATCCATGGCTTCCTCTCGCTAGTGGAGAGCCTTGTTGATCTCGGAGCTGACATCGATGCACAGGTATGCATGCAACAACTTAGTCTTTCTTCAACCCTACCCTCACAATAGTCCACTCATTTGACTATGTCATGCACATTTAATAAAAAACATCCAAATGCTGTGTATTTTCCGTTAACTTATTTGGTACTTGTTTGTCCCTTGGTGTTCCAGGAGCAGTGCAATGGCCGCAGCCCTCTCCACCTGGCTGTTGACCTACAGAACCTGGACTTGGTGCTGCTCCTGGTCAGTAAAGGGGCGAATGTCAACAGCCTGACCTATGGCGGTCACACGCCGTACCACTTGACCTACGGACGCCAGAACGCCTCCATCGAAAGGGAACTGTATGAGCTGACGGCTCAGGAGCTGAGAGAACTGCCAGACAGTGAGTCTGAggacagtgaggaagaggagggaccGGCTGATGAAGTGGTGAGTGTGACTTAACTCTGATGTGAGTTTATTTGGACTGTGAGTGTGTGACACATCGCTACTGTGTGTGATTGCTTGTATAGGGTTTTgccatatagttctgtagtgATACTAAACTGTGAAAACGGTTCAGCATATCTAGCTGTATGTCATGAGTGAACCCAGCAGATTAGACATTTTAGATAGTCATGAGTGAACTTTGGCTCTAATCCACCTTCTCCTTTAACAGGTGACATGTTGGTATGATGACGTTCAATGGAATGGGTGCCATTAGAAAATAGACCACAGAACCTCCAAAGAACAGTAGTACAGGCAGAGACAGAAGCTCATCTGTGCACAGGCTTTAGCTTTGGTACAGTCGCATGCCGAAGTGGTGCCAACctcagaggtagaggatggcagAAGACTGGTACAGCAGGGGTACAACAGACTGACAAAGTGATGATGGACAATGTGAACCACTGAGAAGATGCCAAATAAACAAAATGGATGCCAATAAATAAGTCTTTATGGCTCTGAAAGACTCATTATCACAGCATACATCCAACCAACGATGTAATAACACCTACATGTATTATATTGTAAATGGATGTGAATACAAAGatttatatttttaaatgtataaaGTTTGACTATTGTAAATGCTTTCCATTGTTTGTGGAAAGGTAAAGCAAGCCACACACTCCAGTAAATTAAAATAGTCCATATTTAACATTGCCTTGATTTCTGGTGTTTTTCCATCTGTTGGAGATTGATGAAAAAATATGGTGATTTTTCAGAACTTCAGTCATCTCTTTACGAGACTGAATCATGCAATTATGTTAAATAAATTACACAGATGCCGAAAGGTCAGTGTTCAAGACTAACACACTATTATGCAGATAAAATGGCACATCACAAATGCCCGAACAGAATAAGGGACTTAAGTTCCAAGTTGCTGGTCTATCAGGCTTCTGAATGAGTTATAGCCAAATGATGAGCTGTACCATCTATCCATAG
This Salvelinus fontinalis isolate EN_2023a chromosome 16, ASM2944872v1, whole genome shotgun sequence DNA region includes the following protein-coding sequences:
- the LOC129813076 gene encoding NF-kappa-B inhibitor alpha-like, whose product is MDLHRARILNHMDCNTDGRHSKDGKVKSFNEERLDSGLDSLKDEEYKVVACELERLRVDCHTPQRDECGNELWKEQVSDDGDTLLHLAIIHEAKDCARKMIALSCNEPFLNQHNYQRQTPLHLAVITEQAEIVECLLKAGCDPTLVDESGNTALHIACRKGSLTCFSVLTQTQGCSTQLPAIMATPNYSGQNCLHLVSIHGFLSLVESLVDLGADIDAQEQCNGRSPLHLAVDLQNLDLVLLLVSKGANVNSLTYGGHTPYHLTYGRQNASIERELYELTAQELRELPDSESEDSEEEEGPADEVVTCWYDDVQWNGCH